A single genomic interval of Terriglobus albidus harbors:
- a CDS encoding enolase C-terminal domain-like protein: MYIETISSEDCRFKLEAGAGSDAVHSDPEYSFAVTKLTLDAGVTGTGLVLTMGRGNELVCNAINLLSLPLAGRDIENLMSDFGRTFRVLADDAQLRWLGPHKGVVHLALASITNACFDAWAKARRVPLWKLLLSLSPAEIVSLLDLSYLEDVLDTTSATELLTAQISSRRTREDVLTAGYPGYDTSVGWYQYSSAQIEERVRRSVDAGFGAFKLKVGGSLDHDLSRARGLRQVAGDKATIMFDANQQWNYPQALAACKELAALAPLWIEEPTHPDDVFAHKSLANAVAPVALALGEHVPNRVIFKNFLQAECVKFLQPDCTRLGGVSEFLTVSLLARKFDVPVVPHVGDMGQIHQHLVLFNHVAMGHPRTFLEYIPHLSTHFVNPAVVKDGRYQTPQEPGSSSDLI; this comes from the coding sequence ATGTATATCGAGACGATTTCCTCCGAGGACTGCCGCTTCAAGCTTGAAGCGGGCGCAGGCTCGGACGCAGTGCACTCCGACCCCGAATATTCCTTTGCTGTAACAAAGCTGACTCTCGATGCCGGCGTTACTGGAACCGGACTGGTCCTCACCATGGGGCGGGGCAATGAGCTGGTGTGCAACGCAATCAATCTTCTCAGTCTCCCATTGGCAGGCCGGGATATTGAAAACCTGATGTCGGATTTTGGCCGGACATTTCGCGTGCTGGCCGATGACGCACAGCTTCGCTGGCTGGGGCCGCATAAAGGAGTTGTTCATCTTGCGCTTGCTTCCATCACCAACGCATGTTTTGATGCCTGGGCGAAAGCAAGACGCGTTCCGCTCTGGAAGCTTCTTCTCTCGCTCTCTCCGGCTGAAATCGTATCTCTACTGGATCTCAGCTATCTGGAAGATGTACTCGACACCACCTCAGCCACAGAGCTACTGACGGCGCAGATCTCGTCTCGTCGCACGAGGGAAGATGTTCTGACGGCCGGCTATCCGGGCTACGACACAAGTGTTGGCTGGTACCAATACAGTTCTGCTCAGATTGAGGAGAGAGTCCGTCGCAGCGTTGATGCGGGCTTTGGTGCCTTCAAGCTGAAAGTCGGCGGATCGCTCGATCATGATCTCTCACGCGCACGAGGATTGCGGCAGGTTGCCGGGGATAAGGCCACCATCATGTTTGACGCAAACCAGCAATGGAACTATCCGCAGGCTTTAGCCGCCTGCAAAGAGCTTGCAGCGCTAGCTCCACTTTGGATTGAAGAACCCACTCACCCCGATGATGTCTTCGCTCACAAGTCTTTGGCGAATGCTGTAGCGCCCGTAGCATTAGCCCTCGGCGAGCACGTCCCCAACCGGGTGATCTTTAAAAATTTCCTTCAGGCGGAATGTGTCAAATTCCTGCAACCAGACTGCACGCGCCTGGGAGGAGTGAGCGAGTTTCTAACGGTAAGCTTGCTGGCAAGAAAATTTGATGTGCCTGTAGTGCCTCACGTGGGCGATATGGGGCAGATTCATCAGCACCTCGTACTTTTCAATCATGTGGCGATGGGACATCCAAGGACGTTTCTCGAGTACATTCCCCACTTGAGCACGCACTTTGTGAATCCGGCGGTAGTCAAGGATGGACGGTATCAAACACCACAAGAGCCCGGAAGTAGCAGCGACCTGATATGA
- a CDS encoding L-rhamnose/proton symporter RhaT, translated as MTSHTLGVALALLGGILVGNCMSPLGRIKGWRWECTWLVFSFVSLILVPAALSLYLVPDWPMLYWGLSLHDLYPSFAFGFGWGVAQVLFGVAVQRLGMALGFTLVVGLGTVFGMLVPFLAHQHGDLFHGKGLLLLCGCLLMILGVGLSGWAGQMRDSRKNAPAQASYLSGFIIATISGVLSSMLNLSFSFGGAMNEAAVKLGAHPAVAVVAVWPVALAGGFIPNFGYSFYLLVRNRSWGDLRKPLPDALWSGLMGLLWISAVVIYGLATYQLGPLGDSAGWAIYQITMVLTACVAGVISGEWKNSSRSALAIFVLGIIPLLLATVVLAQATK; from the coding sequence ATGACATCCCATACCCTCGGAGTTGCCTTAGCGCTGTTGGGTGGAATTCTCGTTGGCAATTGTATGTCGCCTCTCGGGCGGATCAAAGGCTGGAGATGGGAGTGCACCTGGCTCGTATTTAGCTTCGTATCGCTGATCCTGGTCCCGGCTGCACTCTCCCTCTATCTCGTGCCAGACTGGCCAATGCTGTATTGGGGTTTGAGCCTCCACGACTTGTATCCTTCATTTGCATTTGGCTTCGGCTGGGGCGTGGCGCAGGTGCTCTTTGGCGTCGCTGTCCAGCGGCTTGGAATGGCACTGGGATTCACCCTCGTCGTTGGACTGGGTACGGTCTTCGGTATGCTCGTCCCCTTCCTGGCGCACCAGCACGGGGATCTGTTCCATGGCAAAGGTCTCCTGCTGTTGTGTGGCTGTCTGCTGATGATCCTCGGCGTGGGGTTGTCCGGCTGGGCGGGGCAGATGAGAGACTCCCGGAAAAACGCACCTGCCCAAGCAAGCTACCTGTCGGGATTCATCATTGCCACCATTTCAGGTGTGTTGTCCTCGATGTTGAACCTGTCCTTCTCGTTTGGCGGAGCGATGAATGAAGCCGCCGTCAAACTGGGGGCGCATCCGGCCGTTGCGGTTGTCGCTGTCTGGCCGGTGGCCCTTGCCGGAGGCTTCATTCCGAACTTCGGTTATTCCTTCTATCTACTGGTCCGAAATCGCAGTTGGGGCGATCTAAGAAAGCCTCTCCCGGACGCACTGTGGAGTGGACTGATGGGCCTCCTATGGATTTCAGCGGTTGTGATCTATGGATTGGCAACCTATCAGCTAGGCCCTCTAGGCGACTCTGCTGGATGGGCTATCTATCAGATCACGATGGTCCTTACTGCGTGCGTGGCGGGTGTTATCTCGGGGGAGTGGAAGAATTCTTCACGAAGCGCACTCGCGATCTTTGTACTCGGTATCATTCCGCTCTTATTGGCGACAGTGGTGCTCGCCCAGGCGACGAAATAA
- a CDS encoding SDR family NAD(P)-dependent oxidoreductase, which yields MSGKLFGKCVVVTGAAQGIGMECARAYHREGARVAILDVSLEQGEQAAAAIGPETIFVHCDVASAASVEAARSAVLAVFGRVDALHNNAGIATPSKPLHETDEEEWDKLFQVNLKSVLWTTKHFYKDLKATKGPILNTASMVGLIGQPNHAAYVATKGALISLTKAMALDYATDGIRVNAICPAGVWTPMLRRWAAEQENEADITSYLDRIHPLGNCPEGDVIADAAAFLLSDSARFITGCILPVSGGAELGYRL from the coding sequence ATGTCTGGAAAGCTGTTTGGCAAATGTGTGGTGGTTACGGGCGCTGCTCAGGGCATCGGTATGGAGTGCGCGCGCGCCTATCACCGCGAGGGAGCTCGAGTTGCAATTCTGGATGTATCCCTCGAACAAGGCGAACAAGCTGCAGCCGCAATCGGTCCTGAGACTATCTTTGTGCACTGTGACGTCGCCAGTGCGGCGTCGGTGGAAGCCGCGAGATCGGCGGTGCTGGCTGTGTTTGGCCGGGTCGACGCCCTCCACAACAATGCCGGAATCGCAACCCCGTCAAAGCCTCTGCATGAGACGGATGAAGAGGAATGGGACAAGCTCTTCCAGGTGAATCTCAAGTCTGTCTTGTGGACAACGAAGCACTTTTATAAGGACCTGAAAGCGACGAAAGGTCCAATTCTGAACACGGCAAGCATGGTCGGTCTCATCGGCCAGCCAAACCATGCAGCTTATGTCGCGACAAAGGGAGCTCTGATCTCACTTACGAAGGCGATGGCTTTGGACTATGCCACGGATGGAATCCGGGTCAACGCCATCTGTCCAGCAGGTGTGTGGACTCCGATGCTGCGGCGATGGGCCGCCGAGCAGGAGAACGAAGCGGATATCACGTCCTACCTTGATCGGATTCATCCCTTAGGCAATTGCCCGGAGGGCGATGTCATCGCCGATGCTGCGGCATTTTTGCTTTCAGACTCTGCCCGCTTTATTACCGGCTGCATCCTGCCGGTAAGCGGCGGTGCTGAGCTTGGCTATCGACTTTAG
- a CDS encoding GntR family transcriptional regulator, whose product MKASKKTVASPPLLIKSSLAARLKDEIVSGKLSQGSRIVEKFWASRFGVAQTSVREAINILIAEGFATKNSGRSARVTSYSPGKVAQIYEVRAALEGTAARILAQSGQDLSTLEAAITQMSKSIKNRDLAALLEADLAFHLQLCELPGNEVLSQHARMLLVPLFAFVSMRLGGDATLATAWKPDLERHREMVRAIAEGEASLAELTVRNAILRFAERANEIWR is encoded by the coding sequence ATGAAAGCATCAAAGAAAACTGTCGCCAGTCCGCCTCTCCTGATCAAATCCTCACTTGCAGCACGACTAAAAGACGAGATCGTCTCTGGCAAGCTCTCACAGGGCTCTCGCATCGTTGAGAAGTTCTGGGCAAGTAGATTCGGAGTCGCTCAGACGTCAGTGCGTGAGGCCATCAACATCCTCATTGCCGAAGGCTTCGCCACCAAGAACTCGGGGCGCAGTGCTCGTGTCACCTCGTATTCTCCCGGTAAGGTCGCTCAGATTTACGAAGTTCGTGCCGCATTAGAGGGAACGGCCGCCCGCATCCTTGCCCAGTCGGGCCAGGATCTTTCCACTCTCGAAGCTGCGATCACGCAAATGTCGAAGTCCATCAAGAATAGAGACCTCGCTGCCCTGCTTGAGGCGGATCTCGCGTTTCATCTGCAGCTCTGCGAGCTGCCCGGGAATGAAGTACTTTCTCAACACGCGCGCATGCTTCTGGTGCCGCTCTTCGCTTTCGTATCGATGCGCCTGGGCGGCGATGCGACGCTCGCGACAGCCTGGAAACCAGATCTGGAGCGCCATCGCGAAATGGTACGCGCTATTGCTGAAGGCGAAGCGTCGCTGGCCGAACTAACCGTTCGCAATGCTATTCTTCGGTTCGCGGAACGTGCGAACGAGATCTGGCGTTAA
- a CDS encoding alpha-L-fucosidase, whose product MSAQIVSRRRFLQLASAAGAFSMLPRFAHASDLDDPRMAWFRKAKFGMFIHWGPYSLASVEASWPIIRPSEKWKISEAEYRALAKQFNPVKFDPDQFIDVARSAAQQYMVITTKHHDGFCMFDSDYTNYKITKTPYGKDILAMLSEACKRRGMPLGFYYSPPDFTHPGFRDTSKLTKENWDGEPDRPEWSSYLYYMELQLTELLTRYGDCKVIWFDGLEHQRKYDGQRFLNLIHKLQPNTLVNDRIGVRGDFVTPEQFIPKAIPTKDVEVHAIDTNVVFHDGVPPASEFQLWETCMTINNTWAYNANDHNFKSTQDLIRALVEVASRGGNFLLNVGPQPDGLVQPEFQERLRGIGNWLEVNGESIFDTTYGPIQNVAGVRTTSGQDHVYVHLLEPANGTLALPDFKRKVASVRSLATNQMLRFSQNERSITVNLAQPFQAENVNVLALRVI is encoded by the coding sequence ATGAGCGCTCAAATTGTTTCTCGACGTCGTTTCCTTCAACTGGCATCTGCTGCCGGCGCCTTCTCCATGCTTCCGCGCTTCGCGCATGCGAGTGACCTCGATGACCCTCGGATGGCATGGTTTCGCAAAGCAAAATTTGGCATGTTCATTCACTGGGGCCCGTATTCCCTGGCTAGCGTGGAAGCATCATGGCCCATCATTCGACCCTCAGAGAAGTGGAAGATTAGCGAAGCCGAGTATCGAGCGCTTGCGAAGCAGTTCAATCCCGTAAAGTTCGATCCCGATCAATTTATCGACGTAGCGCGTAGCGCTGCTCAGCAATACATGGTCATCACCACGAAGCACCATGACGGCTTCTGCATGTTTGATTCGGACTACACGAACTACAAAATTACAAAGACGCCCTACGGGAAAGATATCCTGGCCATGCTCTCTGAGGCTTGCAAAAGGCGTGGGATGCCTCTTGGCTTCTACTACTCGCCCCCGGACTTCACGCATCCTGGGTTCCGCGACACATCGAAGTTGACGAAAGAGAACTGGGATGGGGAGCCGGATCGTCCCGAGTGGTCGTCGTACCTCTACTATATGGAGCTGCAGCTCACGGAACTGTTGACACGGTACGGAGACTGCAAAGTCATATGGTTCGATGGTCTGGAGCATCAGCGGAAGTACGATGGTCAACGATTTCTTAACCTGATCCATAAGCTTCAACCCAACACCCTGGTCAACGATCGCATTGGAGTACGTGGCGACTTCGTGACTCCGGAACAGTTCATCCCAAAAGCGATTCCCACAAAAGATGTGGAAGTGCATGCGATCGATACAAATGTCGTATTTCATGACGGTGTGCCACCGGCCAGCGAGTTTCAGTTGTGGGAGACCTGCATGACGATTAACAACACCTGGGCTTACAACGCGAATGATCATAACTTCAAATCCACCCAGGATCTCATTCGTGCGCTCGTTGAGGTTGCCAGCCGCGGCGGAAACTTCCTCCTCAATGTTGGACCGCAACCAGACGGTCTCGTACAGCCCGAGTTTCAGGAACGCCTTCGGGGCATTGGCAATTGGCTGGAAGTCAATGGCGAATCAATCTTCGACACCACGTACGGCCCCATTCAAAACGTAGCCGGAGTCCGAACAACCTCCGGACAAGACCATGTCTATGTGCATCTGTTAGAGCCGGCGAACGGGACGCTCGCGCTTCCAGATTTCAAGCGGAAAGTTGCCTCCGTACGGTCGTTAGCTACAAATCAAATGTTGCGGTTCTCGCAGAACGAAAGATCCATAACGGTCAATTTGGCTCAGCCGTTTCAGGCTGAGAATGTGAATGTGCTTGCACTCAGAGTTATCTGA